The Capricornis sumatraensis isolate serow.1 chromosome 15, serow.2, whole genome shotgun sequence DNA segment AAACAATCATCTTCAACCTACATCAATATCACTTCTGACATCCTTGAACTTGTGTGTGACCCACTGTGTATATTTCTATCACATCTTGTCAACCTAATAGTAGCCACATTACTTGGATTGATTATTAgtgtctgaatattcattttcaaatgtgTTATTTAAGATGTAATTCAGTGAAAGTGTACTTCTTTTGCtttatatgttgaaattctatCAGTCAGTTTGTCGGGAGCcgcattaggcattactgacaaaatggaggcatggccccaaccccctctcctcatccCGCAGGCACggtcccaggatgaaggagttaaGTTTTGTGATTCTGccttattctttcctttcttcggttgagttggctggaaagaatgttaaggtgcttattgttcttgagagaagcatgagaaagcacaaagccttctgctgttgtgcccagaaaataatctataaagtaaccattgacatttgttcaaggatctttacaaagaatgttccaggatgagcatgtaggctgcagcttgaggccatgggaaggattgttatctgagacctgtttgtgaggggaatgtttatggcaaaggaagtttgctgagcttagggtttaggaataattaagaatagctagaagcctttttaggagatagtgagcttAAGATACTAGgggcaagcaggatttagaaagataagaaataaactgaggaatgtggtatgcagcccagaggtaagcatgagttacaatataatcacaagtaaacatgattctgagagaatcactgaagcaggaactctgtttgaagggcaacaaggagacaataaatctgggtgagggggagCTGAAAATGTAAAATCTCTGACCTAATACTTTTTGCAAAGTATAAAAGAAGACCTGAtccttgaaataaacatgtagtccctTACCtcgagtcagaggctacatcattcttcgccaacaccactcatcccttcaggctgattccctggctgctggagctggactccagcatCAGttgaagtataaatatatatgccatTTTTCATGAGTAAAATGCTATAGTAATTGATGATGGTTTGAAAGCTGTTGATTGTGTACAAAAACACTGACAAAGAactttcaaataatttaatttgaaaataggTTGATAGTTAATGTTGTTTTTAAGAGAAAGTATGTTAACTAGGTATCTTTAGAAAGAACTTTATATTGTTTAAAAGACAAGAACTGTtatggtagtggcacaaaaaGAGACACAATAGATAAACAGAACAAGATTGagaggccagaaataaacccacacactaatggtcaattaatctacaacaaaggaggcaagaacatacaatggagaaaaaccagtctgttcaataagtggtgctaggaaaactggagagctacatataaaacaatgaaatcagaacattctctaacaccatatgccaaaatacactcaaaatggattaaacatctaaCTGTAAGACAgcatactataaaactcctagaggaaaacataggcagagcactCTTTGACGTAAATtgaagcataatttttttttgatccacctcctacagtaaaggaaataaagcaaaaataaacaaatgggacctaatgaaacataaaagcttttgcatagcaaaagaaaccattgaCAGAATGAAGACGACttactgaataggagaaaatatttgcaaatgatttgaTCGCCAAGGGATTAGTATTTAACATATGTAAACAGCTCGTACAATCTggcatcaaaaacaaaaatcaaacaacccaatttaaaaatgggcagaagacctgaatagacatttttccaaagaggaaatgcagatggccaacaagcacatgaaaagatgctcaatatcgctAATcagtcagggaaatgcaaatcaaaaccacaatgagatatcatctcaaaTCTGTCAGAATGTCTATCAtcaaaaaagaacataaataaaaaatgttggtgaagatatggagaaaagagaatccttgtacactgttgatgagaacgtaaattggtacagtcCCTGTGGAACACAGTATGAAAGTTTCTCAAACAACTAAAAGCAGAACTACCACATGAACCAGGAATTCCTCTCCTTGGTAtatatccccccaaaaaaaacaatacaaattttaaaagatacctacatcccaatgttcatagcagcattatttataattgcaaaGATGGGGAAGCAACGTAAATATCTATCAACACATGAATGGGTACAGAAAATACCAcatctcagccataaaaaagaatgaaattttgccttttttcagcaacatagatggacttggaaggcattatgctaagtgaaataagtcagacagagaagggcaaATATTGTATGACACCACTTATAGGTGGGATCTAAAAAACTACAACAAACTGGTGAACATAAgagaaaagaagcagactcacagatatggagaacaaactagtgcCAGTAACACTGTCTGTAAGGGAGCAGGAAAAGAGCGATTCATACGCCCATGGACCCCAGAACGTATAGTTTGTGGTGTAGTCACacatggaatactatgcagcagtaaaaatgaaaatgatattcCTTTTTGTGCCACAACATGGCTAATCTTCATAATTATAATTTTGAGTGGAAAAGCAAGTGTCAAAAGACTACTCTTTTCACTAAGAtcaaaagcaaatgaaacaaaacaatatGTTATTTAGGCATCAATATATGTGATAAAACCCTCAGATAATTGAGACCTCTTGGGGGAGGCATGATTATTGGATGGAAGAGGAGTGCATGGTAGACCTAAGTTACTGATAATAGTTTAGCTTTTGGGATGAGTACCAAACTCATGGGTTcccattatattattttaaaaaaatgaaatcaagaaaTGAATAGTCCTCACCATATCATCCTTTACTACTCATAGGATCTTCATTGCCTTCAAACTCAACCAGAGAGGATGACCAATCTCACCCCTAAGGATGCCAGACTCTCAGTCCCTTGAGTGTTTATTGTTGGAACTATTTTTGGTGTGAATCACTGTATTGGTCAAAGTGATTTGTGCAAACTACAGAATCTAATactcagtttaaaaagaaaggaatgtaTTACAAGATACTAGAtactgtgtgggcttccctgatagctcagttggtaaagaatccacctgcaatgcaggagaccccagttagatttctgggtggggaagatcctctgaagaaggaatagTATTctagctccagtattcttgagcttcccttgtggttcagctgttaaagaatctgcttgcaatgtgggagacctgggttggattcctgggttgggaagattccctggagaagggaaaggctacccactccaatattctggcctagtgaattccatggactatagagtccatggggtcacaaagagtcggacccaactgagggactttcactcactcactcactcactcactcaggtaCTGAGTAAAGCTGAATTTTTGAGGCAATAAATTGTGGCTGATGCTAATAATGAATAACAAGAGGCTCTCATAGGGTGGGGTCCCTAGAACAGAGTCTGCaatggagatttttttaaatattttttattactattttttgctgtgctgggtctttgttgctatgcatgCGCTTTCTGTAgtcgcagagagtgggggctactccctagctgcggtgtgcaggcttatcattgcagtggcttctcttgctgtggagaacgggctctagggtgtgtgggcatCAGTTGTTGCTGCGCGTGCGCTCAGTAGTTGGCACAGCTTGCAGGTTTCAGAgaataggctcaatagttgtggcctcAAGACAtttggaatcttcttggaccagggattgaagagGTGTTCCTTGctttgcaagatggattcttaaccactggaccaccagggaagctctagagGTTCTTACTTAAGATTCTTATTTAAGAGATTTATTTTACATCTTGATTTAAATTCATAAAGACATTAATTTAATTAAGATTAATGAATCAATCTTAATTAACAGATTATTTGtttatcacatttatttaagGAGTGCTCCTGGGAGTAGATGAGTGAGGAGAACAAGACAGGACAAGAGGAAGAAAGTTAAacatgaatttggaagtgttctcaTCTGGAGACTGTCCTCAGCCTGGTTCTCAGGGGAGCATCAGAGCATGATGGTACCACAGAACTGACTCCCACTTCAGGCAAGTGGGATAGGCTAGCCTTTTGTTCCTGAGAGAAGGTGCCTAGCTTCCAGAGGAGTTGATTTCCATGTGGCTGGGAAGGGGCCACCAGCTCTGAAAGTGATTGGAGTTGGGTGCACTGAGCAGGGCAGAGCCCTGGAAGTGACTCAGCACCAACCTGACCTCACTGGGAAGGGTGGGGGAGATCTGGGACGAGGTCAGAGGTGGAGGAGGTCAGCGAGGTGGGGAGAGCAGAAGAGGGGCTGTCTGTGCACCCTGAAAGTGCAGCCTGAGACCTGGGAGCTTGGCCTTGTGAAGTAGTGATCCATTGTTCCCATGGGGACACAGAAGGACAGGCCAAGCCCTCCCCTTAGCTTCTCATTCCAGAGAGTGCCAAGCACGTCATCAACCCACTCCGGTCAACAGTATCACCCTTCCTGTCACTCAGGCAGAGAGAACTAGGCTTCTCTCTTAGCAAcctgcttctccctccctcctcactactctctgcagccccagcctTGGCCTTGATCTCAGGCTTTGAAGGTGCTCAATGTGATGGCTGATTCTTTGGGTGATAGGCAGTTTCCCCCCCCCTCCCCAAGCTGCCTGCCTCAGTCTGGAGTGGATCATTCTGGCCTCATAGCAGGGCAGACCAGGAGGCATTAACCCCTGCTCTGCCATCTCTAGGGCCAGAACCCAGGATTCTGGAAATTTGTCTCACCAGGGTGGCACCAAAGGGAGCCGTGTGGAGGGCTTTGGCCACTCCATATACTTCCTCATTCTCACCCAGGCCATCCTGGAAACAATCTGAATAAAAGGAGTGTCCCCTGGCCCTCCCCTCTTTGAACACAATTGCCACCTCTGCCCTTATGTTTACTTTCTGGAGCCACCTATGCCTTCTGCACACCGTCCCCTGCCACCTGCTCCCGGGGATCAGCCCCCACCTTCAGCAGAGATTTATACCTTTCCGAATACTCACACAGGAAGCCAGAGCCACCACAGGCTGGTGCGGGAAGTTCAGAGGCTGAGACAGGCCTGGGTAGGAGCTATTTCAACATTCCGGTTCTCCCATCCTTCCAGCTGGCTGGCGGATGGGGGCATCTTAGCAGTGCGGGGTAGGGGGCCTGAGCAGGGGGTGGGAGGTTTCTGGGAGGGGCCTTGACCAGACGAGGTTCAGCAGGATCCCCCCAAGTTGGTGGTCCCTCCTGCACTTAGTCCTGTCTTGAAGGTGCTAAGGGAAAGGATGTAATTTATGACACTTATTAATCTTCGGTAATGATGTGTGGTTGTCTTGCCAGATACCTTTGTTTAGGGAGATGCAATAATCCATTTCAGCACATTTATTCACTGTCTACAATGTATTTTGGAGCATCTACATGGAGAAGGAGTAATTTCTTATTTGGCTAAGCAAAAAAAATACTTTTGGACTGTCAGCAGAAACAAAGAGATGCCTAGAGGCAACAAAAATGTTTGTAAAGATTCTGGTTTCAAGTAATTTCAGTTTCCTAGGATGTGACACTGCAGATACCCGAGTGCACATTTATGCACAGgagaatacatatatgtgtattatgGGACATTATATTATGGTAATTGAGATCATTAATAAACTTGTAAACTCTCTGTTATCAGCACTGCactctgcctggcacacagagtaTGTTCAGTAAATGTGCatctgtgctcagtggctcagtcacgtctgactctttgcaaccccatggacgtagccctccaggttcctctgtccatggaacttcccaggcaagaatactggagtgggttgccattgcatctccatgtgatcttcccaaccctgggatcaaacccgcctctcctgtgtctcctgaattgcaggcagattctttaccacttgagccatcagggaagcccctcagtaaATGTTAGGCAAGTTCATTAATCAACTGTTGAACAAGGAACTGCATGGTGACATTTGATTTTGCTTTCGAAGCCCAACCCAGGAGTGCAATCTCTGAGTGAGAAACTCTTAAGTGACTCAGCCAGGACACAAGGCAAGTGTGCTATGCAGGCAGCCCTGGCACCCTGCTTCTTGCCCGTGACCCCTACTGCTTCCATGCATCTCCATGCCTGGCATCCAAAAGCCCACCAGCACCTGCGATTCTTGGTTGAGAGCTGTCCTGGGCCCTACCTTCTGGCCGAGCTGGTGGGTCAATACTCAGCTCCCACACCCTCGGGCAGTATAACTGAAGACCGAGTTCCACCCCGTCTCCCAGAGCCCCCAGGTATGGGGGCTGAGCACCAGCCGCCCACAGTGCCAAACCACCTGGTAGCGCCTCTCCTCTCTGATGCCCTGCTGCctccacctctgtctcctgccctcCTGGTGCTTCGTGGGACCACGTCCCCAGAAATGACATCAGATCCTTGCTGCAGGGTCAGCTTCTTGGGGAACCCAAACTGAGACAGACACCTTTAATCACCTGACTTCTAACAAAGCACCCCTCATGCAATCGTGTGCTTGTGCCTGAAACGCAGTGAAAACAAGCTGATCCATCATCTGACATGTTTCAAGTGTGAAATCCAGACTCTGATCCTCTAATGAGCCCCGCGATGCCCCAGGACAAAGGGCTCATCTACTTTCTTAAATGAGCTCAGCTCAGTGGCCGTTAGCAGGGCACCCCTGTCCTGAGCGAGGATGGCCCACCTGCAAGCCCAAGGCCCCTGTTAATCAGACAAAGGATGTGCAAGCAAAGAAAACGTTTTAATTAAGGCTTCATTGGTAAGCCAGATGGGCCAACCACGGTCTAATCCAAAGGACCTTGTATCCTCACCCTTATAGCCTCTGTTCTAAAACATCCAAGCACATGTCTACAGGGGCCCAGAGGCACCTCCTCCCGGTTAGCTCAGGCACTGGAGGATCCCTTCTCTCACAGTTTCTTCTTGTTTGCCTTCGTCTTTTCAATCGTGGTCTCCACAATGACAGCAGTCTCTTCATATGTCTGGATGCTCTCAGTGGAAAACTTCTCtatggattccatcacctccaccttcTCGTAGGCCAGCTTCCTGGGAGGGCTTCTCGCCGGCCGGCTGCCGCTCCGAGCCCCATGCCCCTCAGACCCACCCAGAGTGACCTGAGGCCCTTGAGACTGGGGTGTAGACGGCCCCTCTGGACCAGGCGCCACCATGGGACAGGGCCCTctggccccctcctcctccttctggtCATCCTGTTTCCCCTGGAGGCccttcagttctttggcatttttCTCATCCCCTTTGTCTGCagggtgcggggtgggggggcgtcCATCTTCTTTCCCCTGCTGGGGCCCCCCTTCCTCCTTCTGACCATCTCCTTTCTCCTCAGGGGGCCCCCCTTCCTCCTTCAGATCGTCTCCTTTCCCCTCAGGGGGCCCCCCTTCCTCCTTCAGATCGTCTTCTTTCCCCTCAGGGGGCCCCCCTTCCTCCTTCACACCATCTCCTTTCCCTTCAGGGGGCCCCCCTTCCTCCTTCAGACCATCTTCTTTCTCCTGGGGGGCCCCCTGTCCGTCCCCTAGAGGGGGCTCAGGCTGCGGGGGAGAGGGTTCCACGCCACTGTCAGGAGGCACAGAGTCGTCCCCCTTAGACACCACCACACCCCCTTTGGCTGGAACGGAGAAGACACAGAAGCCAGGATCCACGAAACTGGCATCTCCAGAGACCATCACATACCGCCCTTTGGCGTACAAGTCGGCGGGGGGCTCGGGTTCTTTGGGGCCTTTCACCTTCTCCTTGATCATCTTGCCTAGTTTCTCAAAGGCTTTGCTTATCTTGCCTCCATCTGGGACATCCTCCGGAGCCCCTTCCTGGGTCGGGGGACTTGCTTCTTCGTCTCCCGGTTCAAGCTTAGACTCACCCTCTTCTTTGAGCACCACCCGTCCCTGCTTCGTGTCCTCTGGACCTCTCAGTGGGGTCTCTTCCAGAATTTCATCTGCTCTGTCTTTTGCTACCATCTCCTTCTTCCTTGGAAGGTTCTTGGGGAGGCCTTTGAGTCTTGGTTTCGCTGCAGTTATGTCCTGCACAGCCCTGGTGAGatctttgaaaacagaaaaaaggaggCGGGTGCAATGAATAAAGGCCAatgacagagggaaaaaaaagtatttgttgaaaaatACATGCCTAGCACTGAGGTGGGGTTTACTGGTTGGCTGGTTGGCAACAGGGTAGGATCCCTGGGTCCTAAGCATTCATGGCCCACACTGAGGAACCAGCCCTGCCGGccgctgtgtgactttgagacaAGTCACTTGGCCCCTCCAGGTTTGCAGTGCAGAGGGGAGGCCCCTACAGTTCCCTTCACACTGGATTCAACTTACTGAGATCCGTGTTTCTCCTGCAATAACACTCTATGGGAGTAGTgcctctgccccaccccagcacccTCACCTCAAAGTCTCAGGGGACACTTGGATCCAGACCAGACCAGGAAATCCAGTCCACAGTCACTCTCACCCCAGGCTTCCCCAAAGGAGCAACTCAGAGTCAACCCACCTTCCTCTGATGGGTTTGGAATAGCTTCCAGGCACACCCTTGTCCCCCTGCACCCCAAACCAGATAAACACCACCAGTCCTTGCTCACCATCCCGTTCCTCCTGTGCAACAAGAGGAAACGATGCCCTTAAACCCAGAACGGGAATCTCCTGGGCCAGAGGCCACATTCACTGCTTTAGACCAGCCAAGAGGAGAAACTTAAAGTTTCAGAAAACATAAAGTTTCACCCTGTCTCATCCAAAAGGCGGGCTTTTagttccaggtggcactagtggtaaaaaaaaaaaaaaaaaaaaccacctgccattgcaggagacataagagacacgagttcgatccctgggtcagaaggattcccctggaggagggtagggcaacccactccagtatccttgcctggaaaatcccacggacagaggagggtcgcaggctagaatccatggtgtcacaaaagagttggacacgtctgaaatgacttagcacacacacacatccaaaaaCTTTCAAGATTTACTAACACAgtggttttttaactttttcactccAAAGTCTTATCCAGCTGCCCTCCTCCCTTTGTTAACCAGAGGACTTGGGTTCACAGAGCCAGGGCATCCCATAGGGGTGACCCTCAATGACAAAGCAGAGTGAGCAGGCATGGCAGGTGCAGGTCATGAAGCCATGGGGGAGGGACATGAGAAGGGGGACATGTCAAAGCAGGTGGCCAGAAGCAGGTGTGCAGAAGGGGGTGCTTGCAGGACCAGCTGCTGAATTTCAGG contains these protein-coding regions:
- the BFSP1 gene encoding filensin, with product MYRRSYVFQTRKEQYERAEEAPRAAEPDRLAEGRAAAPNLAALQGLGERVAAHVQRARALEQRHAVLRRQLDAFQRLDELAGPEDALARHVEGNRQRARDLAAERTRLERQGAEAQRALDEFRSKYENECECQLLLKEMLERLNKEADEALLRNLRLQIEAQFLQDDISAAKDRYKKNLLEIQTYVTILQQIIQTTPQAAAITSGMREERLLTEREAAALQCQLEDGREMVCLLQAQRTELQAQTAALEQAIRDAHECYDDEIQLYNEQIDTLRKEIEEAERSLERSSYDCRQLVVAQQTLRNELDRYHRIIENEGNRLSSAFIETPVTLYTASHGASLSPRHGGKDLTRAVQDITAAKPRLKGLPKNLPRKKEMVAKDRADEILEETPLRGPEDTKQGRVVLKEEGESKLEPGDEEASPPTQEGAPEDVPDGGKISKAFEKLGKMIKEKVKGPKEPEPPADLYAKGRYVMVSGDASFVDPGFCVFSVPAKGGVVVSKGDDSVPPDSGVEPSPPQPEPPLGDGQGAPQEKEDGLKEEGGPPEGKGDGVKEEGGPPEGKEDDLKEEGGPPEGKGDDLKEEGGPPEEKGDGQKEEGGPQQGKEDGRPPTPHPADKGDEKNAKELKGLQGKQDDQKEEEGARGPCPMVAPGPEGPSTPQSQGPQVTLGGSEGHGARSGSRPARSPPRKLAYEKVEVMESIEKFSTESIQTYEETAVIVETTIEKTKANKKKL